Proteins from a genomic interval of Pararge aegeria chromosome 26, ilParAegt1.1, whole genome shotgun sequence:
- the LOC120635062 gene encoding hemolin-like, with the protein MSPITSCAFFALCALLCASQPVEKLPVLRQLPSEVVFADHKELLLECATEGKEEGVKYKWTKDGKPLTSNTKVDQRGDEGTLIFKNPSKDDEGAYQCYAESPLGVATSRLVHVRRAHIDVPSVNVQKHKPVEGKTYKLECKIPNSYPKPEISWILQTEKSKGDVKGERFTISDEGDLYISSVAKEDTGNMQYICVGKSPAVDSEVVLAKHVLEDVVPSKEANHEMVQQYVTKDTTLKAGESVYLYCIYGGIPLGHPDWFKDGVDINNNSKDRVTRYNKSVGKRLIIKEVLLEDEGSYSCVIDNEVGKVQKHTFQVKVVSAPQFVKQPVQKLIVKQGQDVTIPCQVRAVPEAKLAWSFNSDKLPERLQAHTSSQGNVAVSDLVIKGVQKSDSGYYGCRAQNEYGDVYAETLVYVQ; encoded by the exons ATGTCTCCAATTACAAGTTGTGCTTTCTTCGCTCTGTGCGCATTATTAT GCGCATCTCAGCCCGTGGAAAAGTTGCCAGTATTAAGGCAACTCCCGTCTGAAGTGGTGTTCGCAGACCACAAGGAATTGCTGCTTGAGTGCGCTACTGAGGGCAAAGAAGAGGGTGTCAA ATACAAATGGACCAAAGACGGCAAACCTCTCACCTCAAACACAAAAGTTGACCAACGCGGTGATGAGGGCACCCTTATCTTCAAGAACCCTAGCAAGGACGACGAAGGTGCTTACCAATGTTACGCGGAATCTCCTCTAGGGGTCGCCACTTCGAGACTCGTACACGTGCGACGCGCCCATATCGACGTCCCGAGCGTGAACGTCCAAAAACATAAACCAGTAGAAGGCAAAACTTACAAGTTGGAATGCAAGATACCCAATTCGTATCCGAAACCAGAAATCTCTTGGATTCTGCAAACTGAGAAGTCAAAGGGTGATGTTAAAGGAGAAAG gtTCACAATCTCCGACGAAGGTGACCTTTACATATCGAGTGTTGCGAAGGAAGATACCGGGAAcatgcaatacatttgcgtggGCAAGTCACCAGCTGTGGACTCCGAGGTTGTTCTGGCCAAACACGTGCTCGAGGACGTCGTACCCAGCAAGGAAGCAAACCATGAGATGGTCCAGCAATATGTGACCAAGGACACCACTTTGAAAGCCGGCGAGAGTGTTTATTTGTACTGCATCTATGGAGGAAT TCCCCTCGGACATCCCGACTGGTTCAAAGACGGTGTCGACATCAACAACAACTCTAAGGACCGTGTCACGCGGTACAACAAGAGTGTCGGCAAGCGGTTGATCATCAAAGAAGTTTTGCTCGAGGACGAAGGCTCTTACTCATGCGTTATAGATAACGAGGTCGGAAAAGTGCAGAAGCACACATTCCAAGTCAAAGTTGTCA GTGCACCGCAATTCGTGAAGCAACCCGTCCAAAAATTGATCGTCAAACAAGGCCAAGACGTCACAATACCCTGCCAAGTGCGAGCGGTCCCTGAAGCAAAACTCGCATGGAGCTTCAACAGCGACAAACTTCCCGAGAGACTTCAAGCCCATACGTCATCCCAGGGGAACGTAGCTGTATCAGACCTGGTCATCAAGGGTGTGCAGAAATCTGACAGTGGCTACTACGGCTGCAGGGCACAGAACGAATATGGCGATGTTTACGCCGAAACCTTGGTTTACGTACAGTAA